TAGACACAGAGGCCGCGGCCTCGGGGAGGGCCGCACCGGGGCTCCCCGGGCCCAGGACGAGCCCAGGACGAGCCCACCCGGCAGGCGGCGCAGGCCGGAGGGGGGCCTACCTCCATGGAATGCTTCACGAAGGACTTGGTGTAAAAGAACCGCTGGAACAGCACCTGTCCCGTCGCCATGGCCACCTAGACGGGGAAGCTTCCGTCACTTTTGGACGCAGACGCCAGAGCTCCGCACTGAAAGTCACCCCGTCACGTGGGACTCCCTCAGGGCCAGAAACTCAGCCCTCCTCCACGACCCCACGGCTCCCGGCGGCCCGCGGTCTCAGCGCCCCGACCCCCGGGAGGTTCGCGGCCggctgggggcggggccgggggtCGGGGGCGCGGCGCCGGGGTCGGGCCCGGTTCCGGGCGGGGTGGGGGGTCCGGGACCGACGCAGCGCGGGCCGGTCGGCCAACAAAGGCCCGGCCCCTCCGGGCCGGCGGTTACCGCGAGCCTCGCGGCCGCGCCCTCACCTGCGGCAGGCGGAGCAGGATGCCGGCCGCCTGGATGAGCTCGCAGCCCACCACGCGGAGACCGGTCTCCGTGTCGGTGTCGAGGCCGCTCGACATGGACGGCGTGAAGCGGAGCTTGTCGTCTGGCAGCAGGCAGTTCTCCAAGGTGATGAGCACACCAGAGTACAGCCTGTCCCCGATCAGCACCCCTTGCGACCCGGACGCGGCGCCCCCCGAGCTCGGGGTGCCGGCCGCCGTCCCAGGGACCGCCGACCCCGGAGctccggccgccgccgccgccgccgccattTTGTGCCGCCGACTCCTTTCGGGACCCTTCCCGGCAGGGCGGCTCCTCACGACACTCAGGCCGCCCCGCCCAACCCCATGCTATTGGCTGTGATCGGTCGCTGCCTCATGGGTATTGGTTGCGTGAATTGCCCGTCAGCCTTACGTCAGGCTTCGACGCCGGAACTCGCGCGGGAGAAGCGGGCTCGTTACCCAGAACTCTCCACTCGACCCGGAAGCGAGTCTGCCTTGAGAGGCCAGACGCTCCTAGAGGCTTGGGTCAAGGGGCTTGCATCTCAGAAGCCTGTGGCGTCCAGGAGGCGGGTCTCGGTGGAAGCTGGGAAGGGACGACCCTTCCCCTGCAGTCCCCGGAACACGACGCTGTGCATGGAGCCGGTGCGAGTTAACACGGGGCGATTGCCTGGTAGTTAGTGCTCCACCCTGCTGGCTTCGAGTTGCGGATGCACCTGTGGGTCCTGGACCTCACGGGTTCGTGTTTCAAACCTCAGCCCACGAGGAGGTGGACGGGTAACAGGGAACCGAACTTGTCGGATTTGATGACCCTACAGAACGCTTGGCGGCAGGTGCAAGCACAGGGTAGCGGGGTAGCGAGGCGCGAGGTTCCAGCACTGGGTGGGAAGGGACTTGCTTATTTGACCCTACAGAATTCATGAAGCATTTGTCTTGACTCTTGATTCCCCAGGCCTTCGTGGGTCTGCTCAGCGCCGCTGTGGAGGAGCATTATGTGTGTTAATTCCTGTTGTTACCCCGAGTTTTTCaccaggtttagggttaggagaCCGGTGGGGAAGCCCAGAGATGCTGGTTTAGACGTTGGGGGTAGATCGGAGGGTAAAATGTTCCTGGATGGGGTCAATTTAGACACTTGAGCTGACTGTGACTGCCTAACTGAAACCGAGGCTCCCAATGGCTCTCGCCCAAATCCAAACGTGGGCGGACTTCTTATCTCAGTTCAAGCAGTGGCAACTGTGACCCAATTTCTCCTCTGCACTCGGACTGCTTTGGGCAACACGGTTGCATTCCACCCACCACCTCTACTCCCAAGGTTGGCAGCGCCAGGGTGTCTCCCCTGTTGTCTGCAGTTGCACGCAACCCCAGGAAAAGAGCAGACCTTGATTTCCTTTGGTCCTCTTGGGCCGCTTGCCTATCCTCTTGAACCATGAATCCAGCCACTCAGATCAGGCCCTGGCACCCAAACTTGCACCAGAATGAAAGGAAACTGGAGCAGGGCCACAGTGGTCTGCCACATTCCCATCTTCCTTTATTAGTGTGAAGTGCATAAAAGCAGCTCAAATACAGTACCATACTGACAAGTGAAATGCATTCAACACTTGTGCACATGACCAGATTTTGGGAAAGATGGAAGTTGGCCCTTGTCCTCCAAATACCCATGGTAGTGTCCACCCTTAAGCTGGGGACAAAGTCCAGGAGGAAGGGCCTCATCGGGGGGTTCAAGCTGTAATGTGGGCCATAAATGATTTTGGCCTACAGTGAAAGTGGACGAGAGTGGACAAAGATATCTAGGAGGTAAATGGCCAGGGCTTGACTGGCTCCATGTGGGGCCGGAGTAGGTACTGAGTACAAGGAAGAATATGGAATGACTCCCAGGCAATGGTGACATGAGATGAAGGATGGTGTCACCAAAGGGCAGTGTGGCTGCAATTGGAAGGGAAGAAAGGTGTGCTTTGGGAGCAGGGATAGCCCTCCAAGGTCAGCAGTACAAGCAGGCCTGGGCCACAGGTATACACTGCCTGTATAAATGTGGGAGTCCCCAGCAAGAAGGCAGTAATTGGTAAAGAGCTTCAAGGGTTTTCCTGGTGCAGAAGGAAAGGGAAGTGAGATGGGGTGAAATTCTTGGGGGTCACGGTACCTATTGGAATTTTGGTTCTAGAAAACAGCTTTGCTGAGAGCTCTTGAGTTATAATGGGAAGGAAGCAGTTAGAGACCAGAGTGGAGACAGCAGACTAGAGCTAGAGAGGGGGTGTGCAGATGAGTTGCTCAAAACCCAGATGACAAAGGCTTTGGGTCACTGAGGACAAAGGGTTGGGCTGGTCCTGGGCAGCTTAAATACACATCTTTCACTACTAGAAGGAATGGACAGGTCTATGGTGTGGAGCTGCTGTGAAGTGGCTCCTACTAGTGAGTTTGTCAGGAACATAATACCTGGACTTATGGGAGCAGTGTGTGTGTTGTTAAAAGCCCTCCAAGGCCATAAGAGTTCAGAAGTTCCCCCTTTGAGCCAGGAGTGCTACCTGCTTGCTATGTAGATGTCCCTCCCATCTCTACTGGTTTGGGGGAGCAGTGTATGTGTTGTTAAAAGCCCTCCAAGGCCATAAGAGTTCAGAAGTTCCCCCTTTGAGCCAGGAGTGCTACCTGCTTGCTATGTAGATGTCCCTCCCATCTCTACTGGTttgggggagcatggaaggagaTGGGAGGGGAAAAGGTTGGTGTTTGGAGTGTCTGAAGAAATGAGCCACAGGATTCCTGCTATACATAAGGAAGAGACCAGTGGAGGATGGAGACTGAGGTGAAACCTGGCCAAGATGAGTAGGGACTGGAGAAACTTGGAGTAGATCAGGTAACTGTGGGGTCAAAGTTCAGAGGCCTGGTACAGATCCCTAATTTGCAGAAGGAAGCAGCATGGTCAGTGGCATCCTACCACTCGGGACTCCTGCTCAGCAGTCTTTCCCACTGTCCATGTGGTCACTGATGACATGTACACAGGCACCTCAGAGCACACATCAAAGTGTTTGCTGggtaacaaaatataacaaaatcaaAGACTACAAAAGCTTTATGCACATGATCTGCATAAGACATAAGACATTCTGTGACTGTCCCACCCAGAGAAGGCAAGACCTATTATTGAAATGGCAATGAACACAAAGACAAGTCAAACTCAGACTTCACTCAGTTATCACATAACTCCTGGAGCTCCTATCTTAGCTATGATCCTCCAAGGAAAAAGCCTTGTCCAGATCCACTGTGCTGCTGtcctcagtggtagtgcaccaCTCTGGAAAATATGCCCTCAGGCTCCTTTCCATCCCCCAAGGCAGCAGCAAACCCTTCCTGTCGCCTCCTTTGGGCCAAAGCAGCCAAAGATTTGAAAGTCTTCGGTTCATAGATGGCCAGGTCTGCAAGTACCTTCCTGTTGAGCTCCACCTGgcactgggaagagagagagcagaAGCCTGCAGTCAGCATCACTACTCCAGTGGCCTGCAGGAACACCCCACTTCAGTCAGGCTGGAAAGACACAGCTCAGAGACCTAATGTCTGAGCCACCCTCCTCCTGTCAGCACAcctgatttttctcctttcctggcCCAGGGCACAGTCTGCCTGGCAGAAGGTCTGTCTGCACAGCACAGAAAGGTGCTATGGGATAAATGTGATCAAGGACAGGGAGGGCTCCAGTGCCAGCCCAGGGAACCAAGGACCATGTTTAGATTCACTAGTCATCACTTGAACAACTAGGTCTCCTGGTCAAGGCCAACCCGTAAATTAGCCCATGAAGTCAACCTAGCCAAGGTACAGCTTGTGATAGCGCACCAAAGTTCAAGTtcctgggcttgattctcagtaccccaaaaagaagaagaaaaagaactggaaGTGATCTCAGAAACCACCAGTGAGtccaagaagcagaagaaaaaggaacagcCATCAGGTGCAGTGGCCATTcctgtaatcttagctactcTAGAGGCTTAAGACAGTAGGAtggcaaattctaggccagcctcagcaacttagtgagagaccctatgctccccagaaaaaaaaaaaaaaaaacccacctggaaatgtagctcagtggtaaagtgccctggattcaattccgagtaccaaaaaaaattaaatgaaaaaaataaaaggatgagtCTTATACTCTTTCATAATGCGGAAACACTAGGGCTCGCATTTCAGTACCATGTCCTGTTTCCAACATGGTCTGCTACCAGCAGGGTGAGGGAGAAGCAACTGTGATAAGCCCTTGCCAGAGTTCCACCTCAAGAACAGAAAGCAGAATAGAAGGTACAGGGCTATGCTGGGGAGACAACTGTCAGGGGAGCTCAAGCCTGAGGGAGGGTTCCTACAGATGCTCAGCACCTCAGCAGGACCCTCTAAACTGTACCTTAATTAAGTTGACAATGAATGCCGGGTACTTCAGACCGTGTTCCTGGGAGGCAGCTGTAATTCGATTAATCCAGAGCTGGAATAAGAAAACATAGAGATGCTTAACATCAACTGTTGAATGTTTTGTCCATTCTTCTAACAAAGGCTCTACTGCACTAAAAAGAACTTGTAAAAGTCAGGAgaatagtggtttttttttttcctccagcaaACAGACTTGCAGCACAAATAACAGCAAAGACTGATTTGCTTCATCCAAACAAGTTcaattctaaataaaaaactGTAATACATGCACCACGAATACAAAGATAAACAATTCTGCAGCAGTGTGGCTAAATTCCTACAGCCAGTGAGTGAGTGCCCACAAAGGCAGTTGTGAAACTCAAGAAGCTCCAGGGAGGCAAACAGACTCAGAGAGCAGAGCAAACAGTCTGAAGGTCCTCAGAGAATCTGGATGGCAAGGAGTAGTGGGTCTGTATCAGACTAAGAAGTGAGCATGGAAAAAACCTAAAAGATGAGCGACACTGACCACTGGACAGGACCTAGTGCAATGGGCAGTTTCTGGTGAATGGTGTGTGCCTCTGTTCTGATCCATTAAACAAGGTGGGTGTTGTGAGGGGTGTCTCTTCTTAAAGGCGTTCTTAGATGTCTTAAAGCAGTCTTCAAGCCCATTTTTGCTCTTCTAGCTCGGTGGTTCTCAAGTTTAGACCTACATAAGGCTCCCTAGAGATTTAAAACAGACCACACACTGgaggtgggtgtggtggctcacacctgaaatcccaaggATTTAGGAGGATGAAGCAAGAggattcacaagttcaaggttagcctcagcaactcagcaagaaccctgtaatgtggcgcatgcctgtaatcccagcagctcaggaggttgaggcaggaggattgaaagttgaaagccagcctcagcaaaagcaaggcactaagcaacttggtgagaccctgtttctaaataaaatacaaaaaagtgctggggatgtgattcagtggttgagtgcccctgaggtcagtCCCTGGCACCCCCCACCCTCCCAGCTAAAATAACCCCATCTCAGAAGAAAAAGACTGGAGCTATAGTTCAATACTTCTGGGAGCTACAGTTCAATACTTCTGGGTTcagtaacaataacaaaatgaaaataccagAATGCTAGGCACACCTTCCAGAGCCTCTGATTTAGCAGGTCTGGGGCAGGACTTGAggatgtgaactttttttttttttttttttttgcatatatatattttttagttgtagatggacattatacctttattttatttgattttatctttttttttttttatgtggtgccagggattgaacccagggcctcacgcatgctgggcaagcgttctaccactgagccacatccctggcccaagAATGTGAACTTCTAACAAGTCCCCAGGTGACACAGTGGCTATCCAGGGCCTCCTCTTCAGGACCCTCCCAGCTGTGAGCACCTCTGCCCTCCTCTGGGGCAGCCAGTGTCCCACCCCTTCCTGTGCACCACACTGCTCAGGTACTCAAAGCACCTCACCTGCACTCTGGGCCTGGCTGGAGGCCTAGAGCCTGAGGCACAGACCCACCTCCCCACAAAGGAATAATCCTGAATGGGGGCAGGGAGTT
This genomic interval from Urocitellus parryii isolate mUroPar1 chromosome 11, mUroPar1.hap1, whole genome shotgun sequence contains the following:
- the Mrpl20 gene encoding large ribosomal subunit protein bL20m — its product is MVFLTTRLWLRNRVTDRYFRVQEVLKHARHFRGRKNRCYRLAVRAVTRAFVKCTRARRLKKRILRTLWINRITAASQEHGLKYPAFIVNLIKCQVELNRKVLADLAIYEPKTFKSLAALAQRRRQEGFAAALGDGKEPEGIFSRVVHYH
- the Ccnl2 gene encoding cyclin-L2 isoform X4, producing the protein MAAAAAAAGAPGSAVPGTAAGTPSSGGAASGSQGVLIGDRLYSGVLITLENCLLPDDKLRFTPSMSSGLDTDTETGLRVVGCELIQAAGILLRLPQVAMATGQVLFQRFFYTKSFVKHSMEHVSMACVHLASKIEEAPRRIRDVINVFHRLRHLREKKKPVPLLLDQDYVNLKNQIIKAERRVLKELGFCVHVKHPHKIIVMYLQVLECERNQHLVQTAWVASEGK